A genomic segment from Xiphophorus maculatus strain JP 163 A chromosome 6, X_maculatus-5.0-male, whole genome shotgun sequence encodes:
- the LOC102233365 gene encoding cadherin-7-like, translating into MKRLRLLAIFVLALWAEPRRFMMLTSEVLRETVGPSGPGGADGTGGPVLFYLRRMRRSWVWNQFFVLEEDVGHEPQYVGKLHSDLDRGEGQVTYHLSGDGAMSVFTIDERTGDIHATRRLDREKQASYVLQAQVRDRTSQLLLEPESQFTIRVQDVNDNAPRFLDGPYAARVPERAPAGTSVVTVTATDADDPTYGTAARIVYSLLRGGPYFTVDPNTGVVRTALPDLDRETQDRYQLVVQARDLLGRRGALSGTTAVTVTLTDVNDNPPRFPRRNYRFSIPESVPAPAVVARIKAMDPDLGQNAEVEYRVLDGDGPGTFRVLTDPNTQEGLLMLLKGLDFEIQSSYLLRVEASNRQTDARFLLAGPFSDEVLVQLQVEDEDESPVFSESVRHLSVSEDAPVGTTVGSVSAHDPDRSSSPIRYSIDRKSDIGGFFDIDSSSGTIRTSRFLDREVRVQHNITIIAMETSDPSQAGSVLVLVSVMDVNDNPPSFAAESRALVCEDVGPGQVVGTLSAVDPDDPEDGHHFLFSLPAGSDANLSFGLIDNSDNTASVLALQPGLRLRDRPVHLVAVVIADGGHPSLSSTNTLTVSVCRCDRYGNQRHCSRDEPRHVAVATAAVLTGLLTFLGVAMVTAAVRSRRQEEEEDEERDAQENFACYDDEGGGEEDTKAFNMAALRHLDRPDPTGGSADLEARKTQLLKANLDPTAPPADFLPMSWNGGGSAACSICSISSISSPGPAEPDQNFLWASRFWRLVDLYEPKGVEPEEDS; encoded by the exons ATGAAGAGGCTCCGCCTCCTCGCCATCTTCGTCCTGGCCTTATGGGCGGAGCCAAGACGCTTCATGATGCTGACCTCTGAGGTTCTCCGAGAGACAGTCGGACCCAGTGGACCGGGTGGAGCCGATGGAACTGGCGGGCCGGTTCTGTTCTACCTCAGGAGGATGAGGCGGAGCTGGGTCTGGAACCAGTTCTTTGTCCTGGAGGAGGACGTCGGACATGAGCCTCAGTATGTGGGGAAG CTCCACTCTGACCTGGACAGAGGGGAAGGTCAGGTGACGTACCACCTCAGTGGTGACGGAGCCATGTCCGTCTTCACCATTGATGAGCGGACCGGAGACATCCACGCCACCCGCAGGCTGGATCGGGAAAAGCAGGCGTCCTACGTCCTGCAGGCCCAGGTTCGGGACCGGACcagccagctgctgctggagcccGAGTCCCAGTTCACCATCCGAGTCCAGGACGTGAACGACAACGCTCCCAGGTTCCTGGACGGCCCCTACGCCGCCAGGGTCCCGGAGCGGGCCCCGGCAG GAACGTCTGTGGTGACGGTGACGGCGACCGACGCCGACGACCCGACCTACGGAACCGCGGCCCGAATCGTCTACAGCCTCCTGCGGGGCGGGCCGTACTTCACTGTAGACCCAAACACAG GTGTGGTGCGGACCGCGCTGCCGGACCTGGACCGGGAGACTCAGGACCGGTACCAGCTGGTGGTTCAGGCCCGGGACTTGTTGGGTCGAAGGGGGGCTCTGTCCGGAACCACGGCGGTTACCGTGACGCTGACGGACGTCAACGACAACCCGCCACGCTTCCCCCGCA GGAACTACCGGTTCAGCATTCCGGAGTCGGTACCGGCACCGGCCGTGGTGGCTCGGATAAAAGCCATGGACCCGGACCTGGGTCAGAACGCCGAAGTGGAGTACCGGGTTCTGGACGGAGATGGACCGGGAACCTTCCGGGTTCTGACGGATCCAAACACACAGGAGGGTCTGCTGATGCTGCTCAAG GGCCTGGACTTTGAGATCCAGTCCAGCTATTTGCTGCGGGTCGAGGCGTCCAACCGGCAGACGGACGCTCGCTTCCTGCTGGCCGGTCCGTTCAGCGACGAGGTTCTGGTCCAGCTGCAGGTGGAGGACGAGGACGAGTCCCCCGTCTTCTCCGAGTCCGTCCGTCACCTGTCCGTGTCGGAGGACGCACCAGTCGGAACCACGGTGGGCTCCGTGTCGGCCCATGACCCGGACCGGTCCAGCAGTCCCATCAG GTACTCCATAGACAGGAAGTCGGACATCGGGGGTTTCTTTGACATCGACAGCAGTTCCGGtaccatcagaaccagcaggtttCTGGACCGTGAAGTCAGAGTACAGCACAACATCACGATCATCGCCATGGAGACGT CGGACCCGTCCCAGGCCggctcggttctggttctggtctctgTGATGGACGTAAACGACAATCCGCCGAGTTTCGCCGCCGAGTCACGGGCGTTGGTCTGCGAGGACGTCGGGCCCGGCCAG GTCGTCGGGACACTGAGCGCCGTGGATCCGGACGACCCCGAGGAcggacatcacttcctgttctcactGCCTGCAGGAAGTGATGCGAACCTCAGCTTCGGCCTGATTGACAACAGCG ACAACACAGCCTCGGTTCTGGCGCTGCAGCCCGGTCTGCGGCTGCGGGACCGACCCGTCCACCTGGTTGCCGTGGTGATCGCGGACGGCGGACATCCGTCCCTCAGTAGCACCAACACGCTGACCGTCTCCGTCTGTCGCTGTGATCGCTATGGAAACCAGCGCCACTGCAGCCGGGACGAGCCACGCCATGTCGCTGTGGCAACCGCCGCAGTCCTGACCGGCCTGCTCACATTCCTGG GGGTTGCCATGGTAACGGCTGCGGTCAGATCCAGgcgacaggaggaggaggaagatgaagagcgGGACGCCCAGGAGAATTTCGCCTGTTACGATGACGAAGGCGGCGGCGAGGAAGACACCAAGGCCTTCAACATGGCCGCCCTGAGACACCTGGACCGGCCTGACCCGACCGGCGGTTCCGCTGACCTGGAGGCCCGGAAGACCCAGCTGCTGAAGGCAAACCTGGACCCCACGGCGCCCCCTGCTGACTTTCTGCCCATGTCCTGGAATGGTGGCGGCTCGGCGGCGTGCTCCATCTGCTCCATCAGCTCCATCAGCTCCCCGGGCCCGgcagaacccgaccagaactTTTTGTGGGCCTCAAGGTTCTGGAGGCTGGTCGATCTTTATGAACCCAAAGGGGTGGAGCCTGAAGAGGACAGCTGA